A genomic stretch from Mycobacterium malmoense includes:
- a CDS encoding AAA family ATPase, with protein MSDDLLAGTRTMRAMGLVSLGQARSVLDLVAEVPMSKVNGVADLAPTEGWCRPGACAGTALAAECREVLDWARARVDELVGVVEAKEQFAVWCTALELDQCRVVHGGVVRSCAENHMVFLGAPGTAKTAFARVVGEVLFGVGTLTRPQVIVVSAGDIVGGDLWRSAARMRDVCEDARGGVLLIDEAYRLDSEIDGGSWGVEAITTLRACMAAYRNGLVVILAGYPRPMRDFLAAHAGLAARFPVTVTFASYTPQEVVALGRQLAGREHLVVEDSAWDLLGAEAIRLRSIPHGPGTLLDVAGNARYVGEVIAVCRRARTRRLRRLAPSPRDLEQLVCTDPCVLNVSAVDMGRAIAAARPAVAP; from the coding sequence GTGTCTGATGACCTGTTGGCGGGGACACGGACGATGCGCGCGATGGGGTTGGTGTCGTTGGGGCAGGCCCGGTCTGTGTTGGACCTGGTAGCAGAGGTGCCGATGAGCAAGGTCAACGGGGTAGCGGACCTGGCGCCGACAGAAGGCTGGTGCCGACCGGGTGCGTGCGCGGGTACCGCTCTGGCTGCCGAGTGTCGGGAGGTTCTTGATTGGGCGCGGGCGCGTGTCGATGAGTTGGTCGGTGTGGTCGAGGCGAAAGAACAGTTCGCGGTGTGGTGCACCGCGCTTGAGCTCGACCAGTGTCGTGTCGTGCATGGCGGTGTGGTGAGGTCGTGTGCGGAAAACCATATGGTGTTTCTGGGTGCACCGGGCACGGCGAAAACGGCGTTCGCCCGGGTGGTGGGTGAGGTGTTGTTTGGGGTGGGCACGCTCACACGCCCGCAGGTCATCGTGGTCAGCGCAGGTGACATCGTCGGGGGTGACCTTTGGCGCAGCGCGGCCAGGATGAGGGATGTGTGCGAGGATGCGCGCGGTGGGGTGTTGTTGATCGACGAGGCTTATCGGCTGGACTCGGAAATCGACGGCGGCTCTTGGGGTGTGGAGGCGATCACCACGCTGCGGGCGTGCATGGCGGCATACCGTAACGGGCTTGTGGTCATCCTGGCCGGCTACCCCCGTCCGATGCGCGACTTCTTGGCGGCTCACGCTGGGTTGGCCGCTCGATTTCCCGTCACCGTGACCTTCGCCAGCTATACCCCGCAGGAAGTCGTCGCCCTTGGGCGCCAGCTCGCCGGCAGAGAGCATTTGGTCGTGGAGGACAGTGCGTGGGATCTGCTGGGTGCCGAAGCAATCCGGTTGCGGTCGATCCCGCATGGCCCTGGGACGCTGCTTGATGTGGCCGGCAACGCCCGTTATGTCGGTGAGGTGATCGCGGTGTGTCGGCGTGCGCGGACCCGTCGATTGCGCAGGCTGGCGCCCAGCCCCCGCGATCTCGAGCAACTTGTGTGCACCGATCCGTGCGTGCTTAACGTCAGCGCCGTGGACATGGGACGCGCGATCGCTGCAGCGCGCCCTGCCGTAGCACCCTAA
- a CDS encoding PGRS repeat-containing protein: MKRKQHTTRRNRRHAKARRGGRVIGLGTAAGAFLTAAMSPIATTPPARAGVLDAIIDPLLQPVISAASQAALDGVNAGAVALDGVGASAAAFEGIHSAALEGITNSINASVAALGAGGLSPAVFESINSGAAAVEGINVSSAAVDLGGLSAAAVENPRAALNDLIYGAFDSFYIGIHGAGEAWIASPTGQQVDGVINAPFVDLFGRDLIGNGVNGFTGQNTSLIGSLGLNGSLHDGGFLFGDGGSGAAGTAAHTTGFAGGAGGLIGNGGTGGTGFSPASGNAFAGGVGGNGGTLMGNGGIGGVGGAGGPEHNGGVGGAGGNGGFLFGNGGTGGAGGTAGSAGGYGGIGGAGGNGGALIGQGGNGAAGGAGSLGGGYGGSGGTSGGAGGLGGLLAGNGGNGGNGGLGYYGGVAGAQSGNGGLGGLAGILGQAGAHGIKPTAPPT; the protein is encoded by the coding sequence ATGAAACGCAAACAGCACACAACGAGGCGAAATCGCCGTCACGCCAAGGCACGCCGGGGTGGCCGTGTGATCGGCCTGGGTACGGCAGCCGGCGCCTTTCTCACCGCCGCAATGAGCCCAATAGCAACCACGCCGCCCGCCCGCGCCGGCGTGCTCGACGCGATCATCGACCCCCTCCTCCAGCCGGTCATCTCCGCTGCCAGCCAGGCCGCCCTCGACGGCGTCAATGCGGGCGCGGTCGCCCTCGACGGCGTTGGCGCGAGCGCGGCCGCCTTCGAAGGTATTCATTCGGCTGCTCTGGAGGGCATTACCAACAGCATCAATGCCAGCGTCGCTGCGCTGGGTGCCGGCGGGCTTAGTCCGGCGGTTTTTGAGAGCATCAATTCTGGTGCGGCCGCCGTGGAGGGGATCAATGTCAGTTCCGCTGCCGTCGATCTCGGCGGTCTGAGTGCTGCGGCTGTCGAAAACCCGCGTGCCGCGCTCAATGACCTCATCTATGGCGCGTTCGACAGCTTCTATATCGGGATTCATGGGGCTGGTGAGGCATGGATCGCCAGCCCCACCGGCCAGCAAGTGGACGGGGTAATCAATGCGCCATTCGTCGACTTGTTCGGGCGCGACCTGATCGGCAACGGCGTCAACGGCTTCACCGGCCAAAACACCTCGTTAATCGGCAGTCTCGGGCTCAACGGCAGCCTCCACGACGGCGGGTTCCTATTCGGCGACGGCGGGTCCGGTGCGGCCGGCACCGCCGCGCACACCACCGGCTTCGCCGGCGGTGCGGGCGGCCTAATCGGCAACGGCGGCACCGGTGGCACCGGATTTAGCCCAGCCAGCGGTAACGCTTTTGCCGGCGGCGTCGGCGGTAACGGCGGCACGTTGATGGGTAACGGCGGTATCGGTGGTGTCGGGGGCGCCGGTGGTCCCGAGCACAACGGCGGCGTTGGTGGTGCCGGCGGTAACGGCGGTTTTTTGTTCGGTAACGGAGGTACTGGTGGTGCTGGCGGTACTGCCGGCAGCGCCGGCGGTTACGGCGGTATCGGTGGTGCCGGAGGTAACGGCGGCGCGCTGATCGGTCAAGGGGGCAACGGTGCCGCCGGCGGCGCGGGCAGCCTCGGCGGCGGCTACGGCGGTTCCGGCGGGACCTCCGGCGGTGCCGGCGGTTTGGGCGGGCTGTTGGCCGGCAACGGTGGTAATGGCGGCAACGGCGGTCTCGGCTACTACGGCGGTGTCGCCGGCGCGCAAAGCGGTAATGGCGGTCTTGGCGGCCTCGCTGGGATCCTCGGCCAGGCCGGTGCGCACGGCATCAAGCCGACCGCGCCGCCCACCTAA
- a CDS encoding AAA family ATPase: MGGVALAAECREVLEWARTRVDELVGLAEAKERFAVWCTALELDQHRVEHSVVRSCARNHMVFLGAPGTAKTTFARVIGEVLFGVGTITRPQVTVVSAGDIVGGDLWCSAARMRDVCEEARGGVLLIDEAYRLDPDTEDHAFGVEAITTLRTCMAAYRNGLVVILAGYPGPMRDFLTAHAGLAARFPLTVTFASYTPQEVVAIGRRLAGKEHLVVEDSAWELLGAEAIRLRSIPHGPGTLLDVAGNARYVGEVIAVCRRARTRRLRRLAPSPRDLEQLVRTDPGILHVSAVDMGRAIAAARPAAAP, from the coding sequence ATGGGGGGCGTCGCTCTGGCCGCCGAGTGTCGGGAGGTGCTTGAGTGGGCGCGGACGCGTGTCGATGAGTTGGTCGGTTTGGCCGAGGCGAAAGAACGGTTCGCGGTGTGGTGCACCGCACTTGAGCTCGACCAGCATCGTGTCGAGCACAGTGTGGTGAGGTCGTGCGCGCGAAACCATATGGTGTTTCTGGGCGCACCAGGTACGGCGAAAACGACGTTCGCCCGGGTCATCGGTGAAGTGTTGTTCGGGGTGGGCACGATCACGCGCCCGCAGGTCACCGTGGTCAGCGCAGGCGACATCGTCGGGGGTGACCTTTGGTGCAGCGCGGCCAGGATGAGGGATGTGTGCGAGGAGGCGCGCGGTGGGGTGCTGTTGATCGACGAGGCCTACCGGCTGGACCCGGACACCGAAGACCACGCTTTCGGTGTGGAGGCGATCACCACACTGCGGACCTGCATGGCGGCATACCGCAACGGGCTTGTGGTCATCCTGGCCGGCTACCCCGGCCCGATGCGCGACTTCTTGACAGCCCATGCTGGGTTGGCCGCTCGATTCCCCCTCACCGTGACTTTCGCCAGCTACACCCCGCAGGAAGTCGTCGCGATTGGGCGCCGGCTGGCCGGCAAGGAGCATCTGGTTGTCGAGGACAGTGCGTGGGAGCTGCTGGGTGCCGAAGCAATCCGGCTGCGGTCGATCCCGCATGGCCCTGGCACGCTGCTGGATGTGGCCGGCAACGCCCGTTATGTCGGTGAGGTGATCGCGGTGTGTCGGCGTGCGCGAACCCGCCGATTACGCAGGCTGGCGCCCAGCCCCCGCGATCTCGAGCAACTCGTGCGCACCGACCCCGGCATCCTCCACGTCAGCGCCGTGGACATGGGACGCGCGATCGCTGCAGCACGCCCAGCCGCAGCACCCTAA
- a CDS encoding DUF433 domain-containing protein — MLTHMVVTSMLDREVYVYAEVDRLIGLHGGTARRWINGYERAGKAYDPILRVKPRDTPWVTWGEFVETRILAEFRDVKNVPIPRLRAAIDELRRQFDTQYPLALMRPYLSVHDRDLTIKDEESEHEVVIRTGQQLLGDGRWLANLATLGMDENGEAIIAEIPADRDFPDIVINPMRYSGQPTFVGRRVSPVTIAGMANSGEPHEVLAAEYGLSLRQVDQAIAYTARYRLAAA, encoded by the coding sequence ATGCTTACGCACATGGTTGTTACCTCGATGCTCGATCGCGAGGTCTACGTATACGCCGAGGTGGATCGGCTGATCGGACTGCACGGCGGGACAGCGCGGCGATGGATCAACGGTTACGAACGCGCCGGGAAGGCCTACGACCCGATTTTGCGGGTAAAGCCACGCGACACCCCGTGGGTTACCTGGGGCGAATTCGTCGAGACACGCATACTCGCCGAGTTCCGCGACGTGAAGAACGTTCCAATCCCACGATTGCGGGCGGCGATTGACGAACTACGGCGACAGTTCGACACACAGTATCCATTGGCGCTTATGCGCCCGTATCTCTCTGTCCACGACCGCGATCTCACGATAAAAGACGAAGAATCGGAGCATGAGGTCGTCATACGCACCGGTCAGCAATTGCTCGGCGACGGCCGGTGGCTCGCCAACCTGGCTACCCTCGGGATGGACGAGAACGGCGAGGCCATAATCGCCGAAATCCCCGCAGACCGCGACTTCCCCGACATCGTGATTAACCCGATGCGCTACAGCGGGCAGCCCACATTCGTCGGTCGTCGAGTCTCGCCTGTCACGATCGCCGGCATGGCCAATAGCGGTGAGCCGCACGAGGTTTTGGCCGCGGAGTACGGGCTCAGCCTGCGGCAGGTGGATCAAGCGATCGCCTACACAGCAAGGTACCGGTTGGCGGCGGCGTAG
- the pstA gene encoding phosphate ABC transporter permease PstA: MSELRSVATRRKIVNALWWAACFCCLAVVIVPTLWMLIGVVGRALPVINWNVLVQDTQGNGGGLRNAIVGTAVLGLGVMLVGGTVAVLTGIYLSEFATGRTQSILRGTYEVLSGIPSIVLGYVGYIALVVNFDWGFSLAAGVLVLSVMSIPYIAKATESALSQVPTSYREGAEALGLPTGWMLRKIVLKSAVPGIITGMLVALALAIGETAPLLYTAGWSNSLPSGQLTDSPVGYLTYPIWTFYNQPSRTAQDLSYDAAFLLIVFLLLLIIVGRLITWFARRHSEST; this comes from the coding sequence GTGAGCGAACTGCGGTCGGTCGCCACTCGGCGCAAGATCGTCAACGCGTTGTGGTGGGCCGCATGCTTCTGCTGCCTGGCGGTGGTGATCGTCCCGACGTTGTGGATGCTGATCGGAGTCGTCGGCCGTGCCTTGCCGGTCATCAATTGGAATGTGCTGGTGCAGGACACGCAGGGCAACGGTGGCGGTCTACGCAACGCGATCGTCGGTACCGCCGTCTTGGGGTTGGGGGTCATGCTGGTGGGTGGCACCGTGGCCGTGTTGACCGGGATCTATCTGTCCGAATTCGCCACCGGCAGAACGCAATCGATTCTGCGCGGCACCTACGAGGTGCTTTCCGGCATCCCGTCCATCGTGCTCGGCTACGTCGGCTATATCGCGCTCGTAGTGAACTTCGACTGGGGGTTTTCCCTGGCGGCCGGGGTGTTGGTGCTGTCGGTCATGAGCATTCCATACATCGCCAAGGCCACCGAGTCCGCGCTTTCTCAGGTGCCGACCTCATACCGGGAAGGGGCGGAGGCGCTCGGGCTGCCGACCGGTTGGATGCTGCGCAAAATTGTGCTGAAGTCGGCGGTGCCCGGAATCATCACCGGGATGCTGGTGGCGCTCGCGCTGGCGATCGGCGAGACGGCGCCATTGCTGTACACGGCGGGCTGGTCGAATTCGCTCCCGAGCGGACAGCTCACCGACTCACCGGTCGGTTACCTGACTTACCCGATCTGGACGTTTTACAACCAGCCGTCGCGGACGGCCCAAGACCTGTCCTATGACGCGGCGTTCTTGCTGATCGTGTTCCTGCTGCTGCTGATCATCGTCGGCCGGCTGATCACCTGGTTCGCGCGGCGCCATTCGGAATCCACATAG
- the pstC gene encoding phosphate ABC transporter permease subunit PstC, translating into MGRIRDASRAGLAVRWLGGLGAVIPLLALVFVLATLTIEALPAIRLNGLHFFAATEWNPGNTYGDTVVTRGVPHPVGAYYGALPLIVGTLATSAIALIVAVPVSIGAALAIVERLPKRLASTVGMMLELLAGIPSVVVGLWGAMTFGPFVAHHVAPVIARNAPDVPVLDYFRGDTGNGEGMLVSGLVLAVMIIPIIASTSRDLIRQVPLLPREGATALGMSDWECARRVTLPWVSSGIIGAVVLGLGRALGETMAVAMVSGAILGAMPTNIYSTMTTIAATVVSQLDSAMTDSTNFAVKTLAEVSLVLMVITLLTNVAARALVRRVSGTALPVGRGI; encoded by the coding sequence CTGGGCCGCATCCGTGACGCGAGCCGCGCAGGCCTCGCCGTCCGGTGGCTGGGCGGACTCGGTGCGGTGATCCCGCTGCTCGCGCTCGTGTTCGTGCTCGCGACGTTGACTATCGAGGCGCTGCCCGCGATCAGGCTCAACGGGCTGCATTTTTTCGCCGCTACCGAATGGAACCCGGGTAACACCTACGGTGACACCGTCGTCACCCGCGGTGTCCCCCATCCGGTCGGCGCCTATTACGGGGCATTGCCGCTGATCGTCGGGACCCTGGCGACCTCTGCGATTGCCCTGATCGTCGCGGTGCCGGTGTCCATCGGAGCGGCGTTGGCGATCGTGGAACGGTTGCCGAAACGTCTCGCGTCGACCGTCGGAATGATGCTCGAGTTGCTCGCCGGCATCCCCAGCGTCGTCGTCGGGCTCTGGGGGGCGATGACGTTCGGGCCGTTCGTCGCTCACCACGTCGCGCCGGTGATCGCCCGCAACGCTCCCGACGTGCCGGTGCTCGACTACTTTCGCGGTGACACCGGTAACGGAGAAGGCATGCTGGTGTCCGGTCTGGTGCTGGCGGTGATGATCATCCCGATCATCGCCAGCACCAGCCGCGACTTGATCCGACAGGTGCCGTTGCTGCCCCGCGAGGGCGCGACGGCGCTGGGAATGTCTGATTGGGAGTGTGCCCGCAGGGTCACACTGCCGTGGGTGTCCAGCGGCATCATCGGCGCCGTGGTCCTGGGACTAGGGCGTGCGCTTGGGGAGACGATGGCCGTGGCCATGGTGTCCGGTGCGATCCTGGGCGCGATGCCCACCAACATCTACTCGACCATGACCACCATTGCGGCCACCGTGGTGTCACAGCTGGATTCGGCGATGACCGACTCCACCAACTTCGCGGTAAAGACACTCGCCGAGGTATCTCTGGTGCTGATGGTGATCACGTTGCTGACGAATGTGGCCGCTCGCGCGCTGGTGCGCCGGGTGTCAGGTACCGCGCTGCCAGTCGGGCGAGGTATTTGA
- the pstS gene encoding phosphate ABC transporter substrate-binding protein PstS yields the protein MKIRALLALSAIVPLVLASAACGSQSTGGSSKPGGNAGPVATTPASSPVALSETGSTLLYPLFNLWAPAYHDKYPNVTITTAGTGSGTGISQAAAGAIDIGASDAYLSEGDMAAHKGLMNIALAISAQQVNYNLPGVKEQLKLNGKVLAAMYQGKVKTWNDPQIAALNPGVNLPGTTVVPLHRSDGSGDTFLFTQYLSKQDSDGWGKSPGFGTTVDFPAVPGALGENGNGGMVTGCAETPGCVAYIGISFLDQANQRGLGEAQLGNSSGKYVLPDAQSIQSAAGSFAAKTPENQAVSMIDGRAADGYPIVNYEYAIVNNHQKDAATAQTLQAFLHWALTDGNGKSFLDQVHFQPLPAAVVKMSDAQIAKIAS from the coding sequence GTGAAGATTCGTGCATTGTTAGCGCTGTCGGCCATTGTGCCGCTGGTGCTGGCCTCAGCAGCCTGCGGTTCGCAATCAACAGGCGGTTCGTCGAAACCCGGGGGAAACGCCGGTCCGGTTGCAACGACGCCCGCATCGTCACCGGTGGCGTTGTCGGAGACCGGTAGCACGCTGCTTTACCCGTTGTTCAATCTGTGGGCTCCCGCCTATCACGACAAGTACCCGAACGTCACGATCACCACGGCGGGTACCGGTTCGGGTACCGGCATCTCGCAGGCCGCTGCCGGGGCGATCGACATCGGCGCCTCCGACGCCTATTTGTCCGAGGGCGACATGGCCGCCCACAAGGGGTTGATGAACATCGCGTTGGCCATTTCCGCTCAGCAGGTCAACTACAACCTGCCCGGTGTTAAAGAGCAATTGAAGCTCAATGGCAAAGTGCTGGCGGCCATGTACCAGGGCAAGGTCAAAACCTGGAACGACCCGCAGATCGCGGCCCTCAATCCCGGGGTCAACCTGCCCGGAACGACGGTGGTGCCGCTGCACCGTTCCGACGGGTCCGGCGACACCTTCTTGTTCACCCAGTATCTGTCGAAACAAGACTCCGATGGCTGGGGCAAATCCCCCGGCTTCGGCACCACCGTCGACTTCCCCGCGGTGCCGGGTGCGCTGGGCGAGAACGGCAATGGCGGCATGGTGACCGGCTGCGCTGAGACCCCCGGTTGTGTGGCCTACATCGGCATCAGCTTCCTCGACCAGGCCAACCAAAGGGGACTGGGGGAAGCCCAGCTGGGCAACAGCTCCGGTAAATACGTGCTGCCGGACGCCCAAAGCATTCAGTCCGCGGCCGGCAGCTTCGCCGCCAAAACCCCAGAGAATCAAGCCGTTTCCATGATCGACGGGCGCGCCGCCGACGGATACCCGATCGTCAACTATGAGTACGCCATCGTCAATAACCATCAAAAGGATGCCGCCACCGCACAAACGTTGCAGGCGTTTCTGCACTGGGCGTTGACCGACGGTAACGGCAAGTCGTTCCTCGACCAGGTTCACTTTCAGCCGCTGCCCGCCGCGGTGGTGAAGATGTCTGACGCCCAGATCGCCAAGATAGCAAGCTGA